One stretch of Xanthomonas sp. DAR 35659 DNA includes these proteins:
- a CDS encoding lysophospholipid acyltransferase family protein yields MVKPSRFMRWLGRTALRLTGWRVVGEFPDVPKLVMIVAPHSSNWDGFLGFAVKFAVGFEVRVLGKTQLFWWPLGPLLRRLGGIPLDRKSPRGVVEQAVALIRAAPRMWYVITPEGTRKRVEKWKAGFWKIAHGAEVPIFPVYFDYPSRTVGLGALFHTSDDMQADIAAIRAWYRPWRGKHRDTL; encoded by the coding sequence ATGGTCAAGCCCAGCCGCTTCATGCGCTGGCTGGGCCGCACCGCGTTGCGCCTGACCGGCTGGCGGGTGGTGGGTGAGTTCCCGGACGTGCCGAAGCTGGTGATGATCGTCGCCCCGCACTCGTCCAATTGGGACGGGTTCCTGGGCTTCGCGGTCAAGTTCGCGGTCGGCTTCGAGGTGCGCGTGCTCGGCAAGACCCAGCTGTTCTGGTGGCCGCTGGGGCCGCTGCTGCGCAGGCTCGGCGGCATCCCGCTGGACCGCAAGTCCCCGCGAGGGGTGGTCGAGCAGGCGGTGGCGCTGATCCGCGCCGCGCCGCGCATGTGGTACGTGATCACCCCCGAGGGCACGCGCAAGCGGGTGGAGAAGTGGAAGGCGGGCTTCTGGAAGATCGCCCATGGCGCCGAGGTTCCGATCTTCCCGGTGTACTTCGACTACCCCAGCCGCACCGTCGGCCTGGGCGCGCTGTTCCACACCAGCGACGACATGCAGGCCGACATCGCCGCGATCCGCGCCTGGTACCGGCCGTGGCGCGGCAAGCATCGCGATACGTTGTGA
- a CDS encoding pseudouridine synthase has product MPARTQARIVARGRGADNPAVSISPDSLSILHQDPFLAVVDKPAGLMAHDSKLARGEDDFLADRLRAQLGRPIFLVHRLDRATSGCLLLAFDRDTASALGKALMGGEVDKDYLAICRGWPAEERFVVDHDLDGGPGKPLKKPAQTRFERLACGELPVPSGAFATSRYALLRCSPVTGRFRQIRRHLKHLSHHLIGDTSHGDGRHNRIFRMQGVHRMLLHAERLAFPHPDGRRIEVCAPLDAEFARAFGLFGWDPGVTRRG; this is encoded by the coding sequence ATGCCCGCGCGGACGCAGGCACGCATTGTGGCCAGGGGACGCGGCGCGGATAATCCCGCGGTGAGTATTTCCCCAGATTCCCTGAGTATCCTCCACCAGGATCCGTTCCTGGCCGTGGTCGACAAGCCGGCCGGGCTGATGGCCCATGACAGCAAGCTGGCCCGCGGCGAGGACGACTTCCTTGCCGACCGGCTGCGCGCGCAACTGGGCCGTCCGATCTTCCTGGTGCACCGGCTCGACCGCGCCACCAGCGGCTGCCTGCTGCTGGCCTTCGACCGCGACACCGCCAGCGCGCTGGGCAAGGCGCTGATGGGCGGCGAGGTGGACAAGGACTATCTGGCGATCTGCCGCGGCTGGCCGGCCGAGGAACGCTTCGTGGTCGACCACGACCTGGACGGCGGCCCCGGCAAGCCGCTGAAGAAACCGGCGCAGACCCGCTTCGAGCGCCTGGCCTGCGGCGAGCTGCCGGTGCCTTCGGGCGCGTTCGCCACCTCGCGCTACGCGCTGTTGCGCTGCAGCCCGGTGACCGGGCGCTTCCGCCAGATCCGGCGCCACCTCAAGCACCTGTCGCACCACCTGATCGGCGACACCAGCCACGGCGACGGCCGCCACAACCGCATCTTCCGCATGCAGGGCGTGCATCGCATGCTGCTGCATGCCGAGCGCCTGGCGTTCCCGCATCCGGACGGCCGCCGGATCGAGGTATGCGCGCCGCTGGATGCCGAGTTCGCGCGCGCGTTCGGCCTGTTCGGCTGGGACCCCGGCGTCACGCGCCGGGGGTGA
- a CDS encoding O-methyltransferase produces the protein MAAPGHGPLHAVRAELAALGPRHDAQQPDRAQRLLNITPDTGALLAVLVRAGAARRVLEIGTSNGYSTLWLVEAARAIGGAVVSIEYAAHKVALARQTFARAGVQETIELVQADAGTWLAEVGSDAFDLLFLDAERSLYCAWWPQLRRVLRPGGLLVVDNATSHAAEMAPFAALLQADPGFTCATVPVGNGELLAVKDG, from the coding sequence ATGGCCGCGCCCGGGCACGGGCCGCTGCACGCGGTGCGCGCCGAACTGGCGGCGCTGGGGCCGCGCCACGACGCGCAGCAGCCGGATCGCGCGCAGCGCCTGCTCAACATCACGCCCGACACCGGCGCCTTGCTGGCGGTGCTGGTGCGCGCCGGCGCCGCGCGGCGTGTCCTGGAGATCGGCACGTCCAACGGCTATTCCACGCTGTGGCTGGTCGAGGCGGCGCGCGCGATCGGCGGCGCGGTGGTCAGCATCGAGTACGCGGCGCACAAAGTGGCGCTGGCCCGACAGACCTTCGCCCGCGCCGGCGTGCAGGAGACGATCGAACTGGTGCAGGCCGATGCGGGGACGTGGCTGGCCGAAGTCGGCAGCGATGCCTTCGATCTGCTGTTCCTGGACGCCGAGCGCAGCCTGTATTGCGCCTGGTGGCCGCAGCTGCGCCGCGTGCTGCGCCCGGGCGGCCTGCTGGTGGTCGACAACGCCACCTCGCATGCGGCGGAGATGGCACCGTTCGCCGCGCTGCTGCAGGCCGATCCCGGCTTCACCTGCGCCACGGTCCCGGTCGGCAACGGCGAGCTGCTGGCAGTCAAGGACGGCTGA
- the ubiB gene encoding ubiquinone biosynthesis regulatory protein kinase UbiB — MKAMFRASRIGRVILRYRLDDLLDGTPAERWLRLAKPFVPRASPDIAAQSRGARLRLALQDLGPIFVKFGQILSTRRDLMPPDVAEELTLLQDRVRPFDGEAARRIVEQALGRPIAAAFASFDTEPLASASIAQVHAATLHDGREVVVKVLRPDIERQIDADIALLKSAAALVERTHPRADKIRPREVVAEIETTLAAELDLQREGANASVLRRFWLHSDDLYVPEVIWTHTAERALTLERVRGIPSDDIASLDAAGIDRKALAAKGVRVFYTQVFRDNFFHADAHAGNIWVDSDPARRINPRFIALDFGIMGQLSQEDQYYLAENFMAIFNKDYRRMAELHVEAGWMPSNVRIDELEAAARSVCEPYFTRPLSQISLAEVLIKLFRVAQRYQLTLQPQLILLQKTLLNIEGVGRQLDPELDIWAVARPVLERILLERYSPQRALHELRKRLPEIMTHAPDMPRLVHGWLRQQVEGRHELSMRSRDLFELNAILLRMQRRVVTAITGVGLLTVGTLLYALDAGGPQLGGVSLWAWISGGVGAMSLLSAWWRR; from the coding sequence ATGAAGGCGATGTTCCGTGCCAGCCGCATCGGCCGGGTGATCCTGCGCTATCGCCTGGACGATCTGCTCGACGGCACCCCGGCCGAGCGCTGGCTGCGCCTGGCCAAGCCGTTCGTGCCGCGCGCCAGCCCCGATATCGCCGCGCAGTCGCGCGGCGCGCGGCTGCGCCTGGCGCTGCAGGACCTGGGGCCGATCTTCGTCAAGTTCGGGCAGATTCTGTCCACCCGCCGCGACCTGATGCCGCCGGACGTGGCCGAGGAGCTGACCCTGCTGCAGGACCGGGTGCGCCCATTCGATGGCGAGGCCGCGCGGCGCATCGTCGAGCAGGCGTTGGGGCGGCCGATCGCGGCGGCCTTCGCCAGCTTCGATACCGAGCCGCTGGCCTCGGCCTCGATCGCGCAGGTGCACGCGGCGACGCTGCATGACGGCCGCGAAGTGGTGGTCAAGGTGCTGCGCCCGGACATCGAGCGGCAGATCGACGCCGACATCGCATTGCTGAAATCGGCCGCCGCGCTGGTCGAACGCACCCATCCGCGCGCCGACAAGATCCGCCCGCGCGAGGTGGTGGCCGAGATCGAGACCACCCTGGCCGCGGAACTGGACCTGCAGCGCGAAGGCGCCAACGCCAGCGTGCTGCGCCGCTTCTGGCTGCACTCGGACGACCTGTACGTGCCGGAGGTGATCTGGACCCACACCGCCGAGCGCGCGCTGACCCTGGAGCGGGTGCGCGGCATCCCCTCCGACGACATCGCCTCGCTCGACGCCGCCGGCATCGACCGCAAGGCGCTGGCGGCCAAGGGCGTGCGCGTGTTCTACACCCAGGTGTTCCGCGACAACTTCTTCCACGCCGACGCGCACGCCGGCAACATCTGGGTCGACAGCGACCCGGCGCGGCGCATCAATCCGCGCTTCATCGCGCTGGACTTCGGCATCATGGGCCAGCTCTCGCAGGAAGATCAGTACTACCTGGCCGAGAACTTCATGGCCATCTTCAACAAGGATTACCGGCGCATGGCAGAGTTGCACGTGGAGGCGGGCTGGATGCCGTCCAACGTGCGCATCGACGAGCTGGAGGCGGCTGCGCGCTCGGTGTGCGAGCCGTACTTCACCCGGCCGCTGTCGCAGATCTCGCTGGCCGAGGTGCTGATCAAGCTGTTCCGCGTGGCCCAGCGCTACCAGCTGACCCTGCAGCCGCAGCTGATCCTGCTGCAGAAGACCCTGCTCAACATCGAAGGCGTGGGCCGCCAGCTCGATCCGGAACTGGACATCTGGGCGGTGGCGCGGCCGGTGCTCGAGCGCATCCTGCTGGAGCGCTACAGCCCGCAGCGCGCGCTGCACGAGCTGCGCAAGCGACTGCCGGAAATCATGACCCATGCGCCGGACATGCCGCGCCTGGTGCACGGCTGGCTGCGCCAGCAGGTCGAGGGCCGCCACGAACTGTCGATGCGCTCGCGCGACCTGTTCGAACTCAACGCGATCCTGCTGCGCATGCAGCGGCGCGTCGTCACCGCGATCACCGGCGTGGGACTGCTCACCGTCGGCACGCTGCTGTATGCGCTCGACGCCGGTGGGCCGCAGTTGGGCGGGGTGTCGCTGTGGGCGTGGATCAGCGGCGGCGTCGGCGCGATGAGCCTGCTGTCGGCGTGGTGGCGGCGCTGA
- a CDS encoding ubiquinone biosynthesis accessory factor UbiJ, giving the protein MSPSPLDALKPLAGRALEAALNRALALDPDTRDALRGLDGQRVALTLEAPALALQIRVDGTRLQVGPVDAAQEPDLAVRSTLGGLFAQLPFLAQARRGATPGGRVRVSGDAELARRLQQLAARFDPDWQRPFTQVFGDVLGVQFANAARSALQQAQRSAQDLAQSAAEFVTEESRDVVARAELEAFYDDVDAIRDDVERLAARVTRLQPGRGA; this is encoded by the coding sequence ATGTCGCCCTCTCCCCTCGATGCCCTCAAGCCCCTGGCCGGCCGTGCGCTGGAAGCGGCGCTCAACCGCGCGCTGGCGCTGGATCCCGACACCCGCGACGCCTTGCGCGGCCTGGACGGCCAGCGCGTGGCGCTGACCCTGGAGGCGCCGGCGCTGGCCTTGCAGATCCGCGTGGACGGCACGCGCCTGCAGGTCGGGCCGGTGGATGCGGCGCAGGAGCCTGACCTGGCGGTGCGCAGCACCCTGGGCGGGCTGTTCGCGCAATTGCCGTTCCTGGCCCAGGCGCGGCGCGGCGCCACGCCCGGCGGGCGGGTGCGCGTGTCCGGCGATGCCGAACTGGCGCGGCGTCTGCAGCAGTTGGCGGCGCGCTTCGATCCGGACTGGCAGCGGCCGTTCACCCAGGTGTTCGGCGATGTGCTCGGCGTGCAGTTCGCCAATGCGGCGCGGTCGGCGCTGCAGCAAGCGCAGCGCAGCGCGCAGGACCTGGCGCAGAGCGCGGCCGAATTCGTCACCGAGGAATCGCGCGACGTGGTCGCGCGCGCCGAGCTGGAGGCGTTCTACGACGACGTGGACGCGATCCGCGACGACGTCGAGCGGTTGGCTGCGCGGGTGACGCGCTTGCAGCCGGGGCGCGGCGCATGA
- the arfB gene encoding alternative ribosome rescue aminoacyl-tRNA hydrolase ArfB → MSNGAIHISSSLSIPESEIVERFVRASGAGGQNVNKVSTAVELRFDLAGSPSLPEPVRARLLARRDRRITAEGVLVIDAQRFRTQDRNRDDARQRLAEFIAAGLSVPKRRIATKPSHGAKLRRLDAKRERSQIKRGRSPGRWE, encoded by the coding sequence ATGAGTAACGGGGCCATCCACATCTCGAGCAGCCTGTCGATTCCGGAAAGCGAAATCGTCGAGCGGTTCGTGCGCGCCAGCGGCGCCGGCGGACAGAACGTCAACAAGGTGTCCACCGCGGTGGAGCTGCGCTTCGACCTGGCCGGCTCGCCGTCGCTGCCCGAGCCAGTGCGGGCGCGCCTGCTGGCGCGGCGCGACCGCCGCATCACCGCCGAGGGCGTGCTGGTGATCGACGCGCAGCGCTTTCGCACCCAGGACCGCAACCGCGACGACGCACGGCAGCGCCTGGCCGAGTTCATCGCCGCCGGGTTGTCGGTGCCCAAGCGGCGTATCGCCACCAAACCCTCGCACGGCGCCAAGCTGCGGCGTCTGGACGCCAAGCGCGAGCGCAGCCAGATCAAACGAGGCCGCTCGCCCGGCCGTTGGGAGTGA
- a CDS encoding DUF2059 domain-containing protein, with amino-acid sequence MNPIRSLSRLRRLALVLLLGLTAGAALAEPPSDADVNRLLAASRAQSMIDGMLPQMEAMQQKQFDEAFRGRQVTPAEADQLRRIQERSRQTVRDVLSWSKLRPLYVDLYKQSFSKQDVLAMAEFYESPAGQSLLDKTPALMQNVMIALQKLLQPAMADLDRDLDRIIRESSPAAPREAPAVDVPPSPPAR; translated from the coding sequence ATGAACCCGATCCGATCCCTTTCCCGCCTACGCCGGCTCGCCCTGGTGCTGCTGCTCGGCCTGACCGCCGGCGCGGCGCTGGCCGAGCCGCCCAGCGATGCCGACGTCAATCGCCTGCTGGCCGCCTCGCGCGCGCAGAGCATGATCGACGGCATGCTGCCGCAAATGGAGGCGATGCAGCAGAAGCAGTTCGACGAGGCGTTCCGCGGCCGCCAGGTCACCCCCGCCGAAGCCGATCAGCTACGCCGCATCCAGGAGCGCAGCCGCCAGACCGTGCGCGACGTGCTGTCGTGGTCGAAGCTGCGGCCGCTGTACGTGGACCTGTACAAGCAGTCCTTCTCCAAGCAGGACGTGCTGGCGATGGCCGAGTTCTACGAGAGCCCGGCCGGCCAGAGCCTGCTCGACAAGACCCCGGCGCTGATGCAGAACGTGATGATCGCGCTGCAGAAGCTGCTGCAGCCGGCCATGGCCGACCTGGACCGCGACCTGGACCGGATCATCCGCGAATCCAGCCCCGCCGCGCCCAGGGAAGCCCCCGCGGTCGACGTGCCGCCCTCGCCGCCGGCGCGCTGA